A stretch of DNA from Chanos chanos chromosome 11, fChaCha1.1, whole genome shotgun sequence:
AAAGGCTGTTCAAAGGGTACTGCAACAGATTATATTCTGAAACCGTTGTTAACACTACGGAAAGGCTGCATAACTGCTCAAAGTACGAAACTATCGATACACAAGTGGTACGTTACCGATGTCTGAACCATCTTATGTATGGACGTCTGCTGAAGTTTGTTGTTGAGATTTCAAATGATAGCGTTCAGTTTTCATTGGCCAGACTGAAGACAAAGGTGTCTGTGATTTGTTGGTGCAACGTTAATCCATGCCCCTTATAAGGTCTGGGACCACACCTTGCGAGGtcgttgccccccccccccccacccccttcccagtttgagaaccactgattaATGCCATTCTAAATGAAACTCCCCCTGGTGGTCACataaggagacaaaaaaaaaacaacaagccTAAAATAACATTAGACCAGAACACTGAGGAAACCGGTTATTTATTGAGATACGTCATTAAAATCATAggatatataattatatatatttttaatgacacttgaatggtgtttctgtgtttctgtgtgtgttacaggtcaGTGGCTCCTGAGGAGCAGAAAGAGACAGTTGAAAGCAGCAGGTTCCCTGGTCCGTTctgaggagaggggaaaaaaaaaaaaaaagaccttaaaGAGTAGTGAACTGAAACGAGGGCACACtcgttcttttttcttctccctgtctctctctctctgtctgtctctctctctctgtctgtctctctctccagagttTGCAGTAATGTTCTTTCGTGACATGGACGTGTTACTGAAGACGGGGAATGGGGCTAGTCGTCGAGGAAGAAGTAGTTGCCGCTCTTCTTTTGCTCCACGTCCtgaggatcacacacacacacacaaaaaaagggatGATGGATGAAGggaatatgaaagaaaaaaaggacaaagcaTCTTAAGCATTTTGGCAGAGAAAGGATTGTTTCCCCCAATCTGATCCGCCATTAACACTGAattcggttaaaaaaaaaaaaaaaagttcaacacacacacacactataaatgAATCAAAACAGATGATTGGGCTCAGAGGCTGGAAGAcaggagccaatcagagagcggCGAGAGCAGTGACAGACAGGATCTCCTGCTCACCTTGATGGAGTTGAGTTTGTTGATTCTTGGTCTGAAGTTGTTGGGGTCTCTCCTGAAGGTGATCTCTAGTAAGGAGAGGAACTTGTTCATTCCAGCCAGCAGGGTCTGCGGCctgaaaaggtcaaaaggtcacaGATTATTCTGGGGGTCGGTGTGAGCGTCTGCTACAGGGAAAAGTGTGAAACGAAATAAAATTTTtgtccttcactctctctccttcactattaaaggtttttttttatttaaacatcgTTGGAAATCCTTTGGAGTCCCGCCCAAGGGCAAACCAATAACaatcagctaaaaaaaaaaaaaaaaaaaagtggagttTTATAGTCTGTATAGTTTTGAGTTTTATGGTTTGAAAGAGGACGTGCTGTGACATGAGACATACGTGTTGGCGACTGTCTTTTTGGAGGGAATCCCGTCAAACACGATGACACGGTCGGCGAGGTACGTTGCCATGATGAAGTCGTGTTCCACCACAAACGCCGTCTTCTTCGCATGGAGGatgaaactgattaaaaaaaaaaaaaataaatatatagcTCATAAAGAGTttaaaaacccccccaaaaaaacaagaactatCAAAGGCACAGATCAGACACCCAACAGTCTTTACAGTTTTAAACCCTGAAGAACTGACACTTCTGTATTCAGAACTAACCCATCAGGAGTGAAAGTAATGTCAACTGAATaaactgttttttccccctctttaaATGAATCACTAAAGGTAACTGAACCAgcctgacaaaacaaaaacacacaccctctggaGATTCCGACGCCAAGGTCTAATCTTTTTCTAAATTTTTGACCTGAATAACTGTGATTTCATAGACAATACAACGGAAATAATTCTATCACACAACGGAAGGACCTCTATCAAACATACTGCTGCATATTTCCCATTAGCATAGTGAGAAAGCGTATGGCACCTGTATCTGACTGTGATTAAAGACGcactgtatgtgcgtgtatgtaatGATAGGTAAAGTAAGTAGAGAGGGGAGGAGTgttggtttctgtggttttacCGTTTGATGACTCTGGCGGCCATGAGACGCTGTTCAGAGTCCAGGTACGCAGACGGCTCGTCGATCAGGTAGACGTCAGCAGGTTTACCAAGACACAGCGCCAGGGCTACCCTCTGCAACTCTCCTCCAGACAGGTTCTGGAcctgctcatacacacacacacgcgcgcacacacacacatgcacacagacagagggtcAGGACAGTCAAAGGAACAACTCAGACCTGGTAGGAGTTAATAAGAAGCTAATATTGTTTTTGTAAGAGTAACTGTTGGGTGAGTGAATCTGTCCATTTCCTTGTGTTCACTGTCAGTGTGGAAAAGTATGACAGGAGTGTTTCTATTCATATTTTCCTCATCCGCTCTCACCTGTTTGTTCACCCAGCCAGCCCTTTTCTGACACTAATCTAACACCGCAAAACCCTCTGAACCGGAGAAAACATCAACTGAAATGAACCGTTtgctcagagagagggagaaaagagagaggaagagactcACGTCCTGGTCGATAATACTGTCGATCTGCATGGGTTTCATCACGTCCGTCACAAACTGCGGGTGCATGTAAGCGTCACGGATCTTCTCATGGAGAAGAGCTCGAACGCTTCCCTAACGGAGGAGGGCAGAAACCACTCAGCGTTAAGTGGAAtaattttcagatttttccaTAGGTTAGATGtgtaaatctctctcatttatttaagTATTAGTCTTGCCCTGACGCTCTTGACTCAAATGTGCATGTGACCTTGGTACTGacacatttttatgaaatttaACAGTAATCTCATATAATCTGTATCTGTTTCCATCTCACACAAAACTTATTATCCGATTGGAAAAGTAATTTAAATCCACTTCCTCtatataaggaaaaaaaaaaaaaccctgtgattTCTTCAGGGACAATTggtaaaaactgaaaaagcacAGGCCTGACTATTGAGTAATTCGTATTCATTAGTTCTGATAGGTGAACTGCTCAGCTGAatgcagtgtgtcagtgtaatgtTCAGGGTCGTGTAGGACCAGGCTGGGAACTACTGTCTGCTTTACAATCTCACTTTGAATTTGGGGCTGATCTTCTGGGGTTTGTAACTGACGTTCAGGATGGGCACTTcccctgaggaaaaaaaaaaaaaaaaaccccaaaacgtTAAGGATTAAATTAGGATTAGGTTTAAATACATAATCTCAGATTCAgaacacacaccctcccccccccccccccgccccccccgcaGCGTTTCTTACCTCCTTCGTCTGGTTTTAGTCGCCCGGCGAGCATTCTGATAAACGTTGTCTTACCGGTCCCTGCAACGAGAGGAGGTCGTAGAGAGAGTTTGAGTTCAGCACACTGaatcacttgtttttttcttttgagccGGCTGAGGACAGACCCAATGTTAATAAGTATTTCTTCTCTGGGCGTGACATGACGGCACACAGAGACGGAGAGgattctctgtctcctcctcacATTAAAAGACTAATCTTTACACTGTCCATCATTATAAGGTAAATGTTTACCCTCTCAGTATAAAGggaatcttttctctctcctttattatGAAGTAaatcttctccctctccctcatttaTGTGATGAGAAATAAATCTTTAATATGTCTCTAAaagtttaaatgattaaataaatatttattcactCTTTCTTAAGACGattcctcacactctctcttaatgtaaaagaaacctctctctctctctccaattaaaagataaaatctctctcttacCGTTCTCTCCTAGCATGACCATAATTTCGGAGTCGGTGAACTCTCCCTCCACGATCTCCAGCGAGAAGTCTCCCATGGCCTTCTTCATGCCAGGGTACTGGTAACGACACAtcttcttcacctcctcctcgtTGGCCGTCTCCGCCACCTTGAACACCAGCGACGTCTCCCGGAAACGCAGGTTCTCCGTCGGCACGTAGCCGTCCAGGAAAATGTTGATACCTGGacggatagagagagagagagagagagacacacaagtGAGTGACCATAGGTCGTTTTATTGTGGGAGGGGCTTTGTGGCTGTTTTTGGAACTTCACACCCCCATCATTCAGAGAGGAGGGCTGAGTCTGGTCCCTGGCAGGGGCGGGTGAAACTAACACATGTGAGCACCAGACATACAATATGTGTGCCAACAGGACAGGAGCCCTGTGAACGTCAGTGAAAAGTGTACATCACAGAACACATCACCTGActcttccactgtgtgtgtgtgtgtgtgtgtgtgtgtgagacaaagagtgtgagagtgtgtgtgagagagaaagagagagaagtgtgtgaggGCCACAGTGTGCAATGGgcaaactgtttgtgtgtgtgtgtatatctgtatgggtgtatatttatgtgcgtgtgtgtttgtgtgtatctgtatgggtgtatatttgtgtgcgtgtgtgtctctgtatgggTGTAtacttttgtatgtgtgtgtgtgtgtgtgtgtgtgtgtgtctgtatggatgtatatttgtgtgtgtgtgtgtgtgagtgagtaccTTCTCTGACGCTGAAGGGCATAGTAACCACTCCATAGGCGCTGGGTACTCCGTACAGGCAGCAAATaaagtcagacaggtagtccAACACACTCAGGTCATGCTCCACCACAATAATGTACctgacgcacgcacacacacacacacacacgcgcacacacacacacacgcatgcacacacacgcacacgcacgcacacacagagagagacagtgtcacACAGAGACGAAGAAAGACTAAACAGAACTGCTGGACAATTATCAGACAGTCAAGCCTAAGTATCGATTTTGAGGACTATCACATccttatccacacacactctctctcacacacacacacacacacacgttcactcacactaactcactcacacatacacacactcacacagcgcTACCTGTCTGGGGTGATTAGAGATCGGATCGTGATGGCAGCTTTCAACCGCTGTTTTACATCCAGGTAACTGGATGGCTCATCGAACATGAAACtgcagaaagaaacaaaaagaaatcatcatttaaaaacatgagaTTCCATCCATGCATCTCCATCTTCAAGACGTTTAGACCACCCAGTCAATGTAACCCGACACCAGCACTGGGCTACCACTCTCAGTTTGGTTAGTTAGCTGTAAGTTAGTTGTTGGTATGCTGCTGTTTGGTTGATGTTTTAATATTCGGTTACTATGGCAATGGGAATCCTGCACGTGGCCGTGATGGGAATGCCTGTAGAGCACAGTGCTCATGTAATTATCACTTATAAAAACAGATAAGCTGTTTATTGAGTGAAGGTGGTTATGCTCTCTCAGAAATTTCTGTCGCTCTCTAGCCTAATTAACCTGTTGCTGAGACGGACTTTAacgtgtgtgagacagcgtgTGGGTCAGGCGCTGACGGACACGGCGGGACAGAGTGACGTTAACGGGGACGTACATGTCAGCTCTCTGAATGCACACGACTGCACATGCAAAACGCTGCAGCTCTCCCCCTGACAGATCCTCCACGTTCCTGTCCTTCAGATGAGTCAGATCTGTCACAgacgcagacagagagagggagagagagggacagacagagagagacagagagacagagagagggagagagagagacagagagagacagacagacagagagagagagacagagagagagagagagagagcgagagagagacagagagagagagagagagagagagagacagagagagagagagcgagagagacagagagggagagacagagggagagagacagagagggagagagagacagagagagaaagacagacagagagagggagagagacagagagggagagacagacagagcgagagagagacagagggagagagacagagggagagagagagacagatggagagagagagacagagggagagagagagagagagagaaggtataTTTTATAATTCATTATTGTCTGCCCTGTGTTTGAAGAATGGGGCTTGTAGAATCTAACTTAAGTGTCCTTCAAGGACCGTCATCCACCCTtatgggtcaaaggtcaaaatgTACGTACCGAGCTGCTCACAGACAATGTCCTCTGTCTTAGTGTCATCTTTCCTGCTCAGGATAGAGCCCACGCTtccctgcaaacacacaccaaacacacaccctcaaaacACAACTCCTcaactcatacaaacacacaccctcaaaacACAATTcctcaactcaaacacacaacctcagagTACAACCCCTCttaactcatacacacaccaaacacacaacctcagaaCAACACCTcaactcatacacacaacctcAAAATACAACTCctcaactcaaacacaaaacctCAAAATACAACCCCtcaactcaaacaaacacacaacctcaaaaTACAACTCCtcaactcatacacacaccaaacacacaacctcagaaTACAACCCCTCAACTCATACAAACTCACACCCTCAAAATACAACCCCTCATACAaagacacaccaaacacacaacttCAAAATACAACTcctcaactcaaacacacactctcaaaataCAACCCCTcaactcatacaaacacacaccaaacacacaacctcaaaaTACAACCTCttaactcatacacacaccctcaaaatACAACCCCTcaactcatacaaacacaaatcaaacacacaacttCAAAATACAACCTCttaactcatacacacactctcaaaataCAACCCCTcaactcatacaaacacacgatCTCAAATTCAAACTCAACTCATACAAACCCACACTTTCAGAATAAATCATAACCACATTCATATTCCATGACTCTTACTTAAATGGGAAACAATCATTTTAAAGATGAAGACAACGATCCAGCCAATACCACTTCACAGATGGAGCAGTAATTTATATAGAATAGTTATTAATATGGAAGTGATTTATATGGAGTAGTAATTTATATAGAATAGTTATTAATATGGAAGTGATTAATATGGAGTAGTAATTTATATAGAATAGTTATTAATATAGAAGTGATTAATATGGAGTAGTAATTTATATAGAATAGTTATTAATATGGAAGTGATTTATAATGTATAATGATGAATACAGGGTAGTGATTTCTACGGAACAGTGATATGTAGGGAATAAGATGGAAGAGTGGTTCTAGATGCACAGACCTTGACGGTTTTGGGGATCTGGTCCACATACTGAGGTTTGACAATGGCTTTCAGATCATCTTCCAGGATTTTGGTGAAATAGTTCTGCAGCTCTGAGCCCCGGAAATAGGCCAGGATCTCCTGCCAATCAGGAGGCGCCTGCCCAACAaaatcagtaaaataaattaataaataaataaaataaaaatcttatcGCATCTTACACAAGTAATACTGATTGGGAATCCAGGAATATAAATCAACTGCCCCTGCTCCTTGTCACATGTCAGTTGGGCTGATAATCGAGTGAGGTCACCATGACGACGGGACCACTAGTGTTAAACTGTGAGGGGGGAGCAGTGGCCTGCGATGGGAAACACAGCCTGCTGGGTTGTTCTGGAGCCCTGACCACAGTCAGTAAATGAAGCAGATCTGATATTTGAACTGTGACTGGGACAGGTGCTGCATTGGCTCATTCAACGGCTTTTCCATGAGACGCTCCAGGCCCTCCAACAAAGAGGAAGCcgtctgatttttttccccaaaacgATGAAGCGGCTTCCAACTGTACTCACGTCATAATGTCCCaggtttggtttctgttttccAGCCAGGATCTTGAGGGCGGTCGACTTTCCGATCCCGTTCGTTCCCACGAGTCCGAGTACCTCGCCGGGCCTGGGGATAGGCAGCCTGAACGAGGacggaaagaaaggaaaacactcGCTCATTCCAACCCAACTAAAAACCCGCTGCTGATTTCTTTTACTGTGGATAAGTGTGCTGTAGCTCCGTATAAGTAACTAATCACTgattcactttgtgtgtgtggggacttGCATGAATGTTTCATGCTCATGTGTGATTACTGGGTTACTTTTGACTTTTAGCAAAACTAACCTTATAATCAATCaacatcacagcacagtcagAAGTGAGGGGAAAAGGAGAATTTTCCAAGCAGATTCATATTACTTCTTTGAAAGGTAACATTACAATCAATCAATACTAAAACACAATTTTACTAAAACACAGGAGTCATTGTAGGACCATGGGTATAGACAGGAGACACGGTAGGACCATGGGTACAGACAGGAGTCATGGTAGGACCATGGGTACAGACAGGAGTCATTGAAGGGCCAAGGGTATAGACAGGAGACATGGTAGGGCCAAGGGTACAGACAGGATGCCAAACTCACCGATGAAGTTTGAAAGAGTTGGCACAGTATCTGTGAGTGGTCTCTTTCTCCAGGTTACTTGGCAGATTTACAATGGACAAGGCCCCAAATGGACATTtctaaaagaacatttcaaaaacaaaacaaattatattattaacaaaaaaacatgtcaattAAGTATGCTATGCACTGAGATTCAAGAGGAAACCTTCTGCTTCAGGAAAAGTGTAATCACTCACATACCTTGATGCAGATACCACATCCAATACAGAGCGATTCAGAGATCCAAACGATTTTGCTTTGTGAGGTGACCTCTATGCACAGTTtgcctacaaacacacagagagattctCCTCATTCTCATTTAGGCATTAACGGTGACCAAGCAGTTTACATTGCTAATCAAGCAGGAACACCTTAAACGGACAACGGAGCACACACGCATCTATAGATAATTTATCTGATTTAGTTTAGGGAGGCCTCTCACCCATTCGCACCACTGGACAGCTCTTCTTGCATTCCTGCCGGCATTTCTTCGGCTTGCACTTGTCGTGGTTGACGATAGCAATTCGGGTCGGCTTCTCAGACATCCTGTCCGCCTCTTCTCAACGCGGGCAGAGCAGAGTCTTTCCCACGCGCGCACTGTTAACATCAATATCCAGTCAACGCCAGCGCagcattcatttaatttaaatagCAACTGCTGTAACTGCTACCACTACTTCAGGACTTGTATTACAACTGGTCCCAGAGGAAGAAACTCTTTGTATACTAAATCTGCAAAGTAAGCCGCCTGGCCAAGTCAAGGACCGCAAAACTGTGAGGAGGTtatgacagtgtgttgttgctagGTTACAACAGGCTGGGACCAGTACGGATGTTCGGGGGCAAGGATGAGGGACTCGCGTTAATCTCTCACGTGACGACAGAAACTGTTACGTTGTCGTTATCACTTGGAAAACAGACACCACTTCCACATAACTCGGCATTACTTAATACATTACGGATCATTCGTGCGATGTTGCTGCAATGTGTGTTTCGCCAGGAAAATAAATAGGAAACACATGCGAGTGAACGTTTATGTTTTTGTGGTGTATCATTTGGTTGAATCAGCACAGAGGCTTCCCCCCAGTTTACAGTATTACTCAAACTGAGTCTTTAATTATCAAGGAGGTTCTTTGAACTGGTTAATGCAGACTAAAATTAGCCACAAAACATTCCCTTACTATATTCAGTGATCAAATCTAATGTCAccattttctctcctgttaACCTTACTTGACAATGAGCCGTATGTGACGACTGACGCTGTAGAGTAGCTATCAGAGAGGCATGACTTTTACCGGCTGGCTGCTCACGCAAATTACACGAGTTAGCCGTCCAGCTAACGGTCTGGCTAACCATATGATTATCAGCTTTCGAATGAACTGTCACCTGCTGGGCACATGGCCAGTCTCTATCAAAGCAAGCAGTAGGCAAATGTCGATATGCTAATGTATACTCGGAAACAGGGAATAAATGTCTAAACTGGTCGATGTCCACAACAGACGTTAACTGGCTAGCTCAACCATTTGCTCAATAGCAAACCATAATGTAGCCGCAGTAGCTAACAAGCTACACGTCATTTTAGCTATCTACGACATCAGGGTGGGAAGACATAAAATGATCCCGTTCGGGCGCATTTAGTCAAATACTTCAATTCCCTGCGGTCAAATGTTGTACCGACTCACCTCCAACGATATATGTGTTATCTGAGTCGCCTTGGTGATTATTTTCGTGTGTAGGCAGTTTTCTTTTCCAACAACGTGAGCAGTAGAAAAGCCGGGGAGGAAATGTGGCGCGTCAGTACGTAAACTACAGCGTTTGACGTCACTCCCGGCGACATCGGTGAACCTGTGGGAACCAGGGTAAATGAGGTAACAGTCAGTGAGAAGTTCCATATGGAAGACAGTGTCACTCGCTTCATCCCCAATTCCCGTATACGTTAACATGTAGACTTAACAAATTTAACATGCAGTTTGCATCCTTAAACCATTTCAAGTTGTTACAGCTCACACAAATgaagggagaaagggagaatgTGTTTGATCTGAGATTTTAAATTGGCAGAGCAGGTGCAAGAGAACATGCATACGATGGTACAGTAACTTCTTTTGTTTAAGCGTGAATGGCACGTGTAACTACATGATGTGTttgttcacctctctctcaaaccATATAATCATGACTAGTTCAGATGCTTTTAAGGAGCTGCAACAGATGTGGGTACGTGAAGTCAGACTGTGAAACCTGGTTACCAAGatcctttttttcctggtttCTACCAGTTCAATAACACACTTGAATAAGacgctaaataaataaataaataaatatatccTGTATGACTTTAAACAGGCAGAGTCAGTCGAATAAGACAGCTACGCAGTGCTATAAGTGGTATTAGAGCCTGGGTATGGAGAGCTATATTGTGTGGATACATTTCGTAACCCTTTGCTGAGACTGCAGTCTTAGCTGTGCTGTTCCAGCACATGCTCATTGTGTTCACTGCACGGTGTCAGAAAGCGACACAATGACCCGAATATTGCTGTAGAGACAAATAGATATGGTGCTTGGTTAGAACCAAAACACTTAAATAAATTTGGGTACATCTCATTAAGTAATCCCTGTTCAACATTTCACAGTGTTTTCACAAGTCTCGCCCAATAAAGACAAGTGGCACAAAACACAATtccaccacaaaacaaacaaacacttttttgtcttttgagtTATTGCATATACCTATTTCACTGTCATTACATAAAGAAGTCTATTCTTTTTAGAAAGtcagctgtcagagagagagttagaaagaaTTAGAAAGAGAGTTAGAAAGTTATTTCTgtataatcatttatttttaaagccaCGTATAATTTATGATGAA
This window harbors:
- the LOC115823887 gene encoding ATP-binding cassette sub-family E member 1, with translation MSEKPTRIAIVNHDKCKPKKCRQECKKSCPVVRMGKLCIEVTSQSKIVWISESLCIGCGICIKKCPFGALSIVNLPSNLEKETTHRYCANSFKLHRLPIPRPGEVLGLVGTNGIGKSTALKILAGKQKPNLGHYDAPPDWQEILAYFRGSELQNYFTKILEDDLKAIVKPQYVDQIPKTVKGSVGSILSRKDDTKTEDIVCEQLDLTHLKDRNVEDLSGGELQRFACAVVCIQRADIFMFDEPSSYLDVKQRLKAAITIRSLITPDRYIIVVEHDLSVLDYLSDFICCLYGVPSAYGVVTMPFSVREGINIFLDGYVPTENLRFRETSLVFKVAETANEEEVKKMCRYQYPGMKKAMGDFSLEIVEGEFTDSEIMVMLGENGTGKTTFIRMLAGRLKPDEGGEVPILNVSYKPQKISPKFKGSVRALLHEKIRDAYMHPQFVTDVMKPMQIDSIIDQDVQNLSGGELQRVALALCLGKPADVYLIDEPSAYLDSEQRLMAARVIKRFILHAKKTAFVVEHDFIMATYLADRVIVFDGIPSKKTVANTPQTLLAGMNKFLSLLEITFRRDPNNFRPRINKLNSIKDVEQKKSGNYFFLDD